In the genome of Spirochaeta cellobiosiphila DSM 17781, one region contains:
- the pyrC gene encoding dihydroorotase codes for MAIDRITIRKPDDLHIHLRQGELLQDYAQDVGKWCKRVVPMPNTVPPVITANQMLDYKKVIEEASPGLVVVPVFKIDASLTFDDIKALKKSGAFMGKYYPQGATTNSKGGNTDWKSCFSVFEAMESEGLILSMHGEEPDDPVLLREERYLSRLDELLMNFPKLKVILEHVSTKAGIDKVLSLPSNFAGTITAHHLHYTLDDVIGGSLNSHLFCKPIIKSAEDRQAIRAAAFSGNPKFFYGSDSAPHQKRDKELKGAAGIYSALTAIPTVIEEFESANKLDCLENFLSTYGANFYNLELNQEKITFEKKTWTCPQEIHGVVPMRAGESISWNRAQ; via the coding sequence ATGGCCATAGATCGTATTACTATTCGTAAACCTGATGATTTGCATATTCACCTTAGGCAGGGAGAATTGTTACAGGATTATGCACAGGATGTAGGCAAATGGTGTAAAAGGGTTGTTCCTATGCCTAATACAGTTCCTCCTGTAATAACAGCAAACCAAATGCTTGATTATAAGAAGGTAATAGAAGAGGCTTCTCCAGGATTAGTTGTTGTTCCTGTTTTTAAGATAGATGCATCCTTAACATTTGATGATATAAAAGCATTGAAAAAATCTGGAGCTTTTATGGGTAAGTACTATCCACAAGGAGCAACTACTAACTCAAAAGGGGGGAACACTGATTGGAAATCATGTTTCTCTGTATTTGAGGCCATGGAATCTGAAGGACTTATTCTTTCTATGCATGGGGAAGAACCTGATGATCCTGTCCTTCTTCGGGAAGAACGGTATCTGTCAAGATTGGATGAGCTTCTGATGAATTTCCCCAAACTTAAAGTAATATTGGAACATGTTTCCACTAAAGCAGGGATTGATAAAGTTTTAAGTTTACCAAGTAATTTTGCAGGTACGATCACGGCTCATCATCTTCATTATACTTTGGATGATGTAATTGGTGGTAGTTTAAACTCCCATCTATTTTGTAAACCAATCATAAAAAGTGCAGAAGACAGACAGGCTATTAGAGCTGCTGCCTTTAGTGGTAATCCCAAATTCTTTTATGGTTCCGACTCAGCTCCTCACCAGAAAAGAGACAAAGAGTTAAAAGGAGCTGCAGGAATATATTCTGCTCTCACAGCAATACCAACTGTAATTGAAGAATTTGAATCTGCTAATAAATTAGATTGTCTTGAGAACTTCTTGAGTACTTATGGTGCTAACTTTTATAACCTAGAACTTAATCAAGAAAAAATAACATTTGAAAAAAAGACATGGACCTGCCCCCAGGAAATACATGGTGTTGTACCTATGAGAGCAGGAGAAAGTATCAGTTGGAATAGAGCCCAATAA
- a CDS encoding WG repeat-containing protein, producing MKNIILFLLTLTLLSCTVQYYPVKVDDTARIIDSRGREVDAREFDDIQPFDGKVFRVYQKNVWLLWQLGVGVISDEYDFIGSLKDSRAIVIKEGKYGYIDRTGQLVIPLLYTYGAPFSEGLALVRNTNGHTGYINVLGRTVIPFQYDEALPFNKGAALVTKDNKSLLINKKGDIIWP from the coding sequence ATGAAAAACATAATACTATTCTTACTGACACTTACTTTACTCAGTTGTACTGTCCAGTACTACCCCGTTAAAGTAGATGATACAGCTCGCATTATAGATTCCCGCGGACGTGAAGTAGATGCCAGAGAATTTGATGATATTCAGCCATTCGATGGCAAAGTATTTAGAGTTTATCAGAAAAATGTCTGGCTTTTATGGCAACTGGGAGTAGGTGTTATAAGTGATGAGTATGACTTTATTGGAAGCTTGAAAGATTCTCGGGCCATTGTCATAAAAGAAGGTAAGTATGGATATATTGATAGGACTGGTCAGCTGGTGATTCCCTTATTGTATACTTATGGTGCTCCTTTTTCTGAAGGTTTGGCATTAGTAAGAAATACAAATGGCCACACCGGATATATTAATGTATTAGGACGAACGGTCATTCCTTTTCAGTATGATGAGGCTCTACCTTTCAATAAGGGAGCTGCTCTTGTCACCAAGGATAACAAAAGCTTATTAATTAATAAAAAAGGGGATATCATATGGCCATAG